One window of Diabrotica undecimpunctata isolate CICGRU chromosome 8, icDiaUnde3, whole genome shotgun sequence genomic DNA carries:
- the LOC140448609 gene encoding uncharacterized protein yields MGEEEITPNEKKENQSENMNGNINEHEENPPSEEMDTNSENDVDENNDDNNLEDMTPEEFAALDNQLDALNSALDDIEQKNDNIHSQLLELLHANREIRNQLQQDKANTDNREDVNKTNEPTA; encoded by the exons ATGGGCGAGGAGGAGATCACACCAAAtgagaaaaaagaaaatcaaagtgAGAATATGAATGGGAATATAAATGAGCATGAGGAAAATCCGCCTTCAGAAGAAATGGATACAAATTCGGAAAATGATGTGGATGAAAACAATGATGATAATAATTTAGAAGATATGACGCCTGaag aatttgCTGCTCTTGATAACCAGTTAGATGCCTTAAACTCTGCTTTGGATGACATAGAACAGAAAAATGATAATATACATTCACAGTTACTAGAACTACTCCATGCAAACAGGGAAATTCGGAATCAATTACAGCAGGATAAAGCTAACACAGATAATAGAgaagatgtaaataaaacaaatgaacCAACAGCATGA